In one Brassica oleracea var. oleracea cultivar TO1000 chromosome C9, BOL, whole genome shotgun sequence genomic region, the following are encoded:
- the LOC106317461 gene encoding uncharacterized protein LOC106317461: protein MAMKIIKNHVRSISLPSRSHPSTAAIEDSLDKFLITMKTKTVTSSESVNSGLVVLEDLYECTEECLKMGSTRNVLSFNAERKKMKGEFMEEMLDGSLKLMDICNASRDLMVETHEHVLGLQICARRRRDVDFSDYVVFRKNMKKEARKLLGSLKNINVGLVMRDNDLDQDRDVHFFAVNHAMRRVVSMTVSALKSFLEFLSGRENGNDIRSKFALVLMKKKFHGYDKIVKNELEDVDSAISGDSCSQEELHRKLEDLEVWTGRFEKSLEGLFRRLIRTRTSLLNIISQ from the coding sequence ATGGCAATGAAGATCATCAAGAATCATGTAAGATCGATAAGTTTACCTTCAAGATCTCATCCCAGCACTGCAGCGATTGAGGATTCACTAGACAAATTTCTTATCACTATGAAGACGAAGACAGTAACGTCATCTGAATCGGTTAACTCCGGTTTAGTGGTGTTAGAGGATCTGTACGAGTGTACGGAGGAGTGTCTGAAGATGGGTTCCACACGAAATGTGTTGTCGTTTAATGCTGAGAGGAAGAAGATGAAGGGAGAGTTTATGGAGGAAATGCTTGATGGGTCGTTGAAGCTAATGGATATATGCAACGCCTCAAGAGATCTCATGGTTGAAACTCATGAACACGTTCTTGGTCTTCAAATTTGCGCTCGGAGAAGGCGAGATGTCGATTTCTCGGACTATGTCGTGTTTAGGAAGAACATGAAGAAAGAAGCGAGGAAGCTTCTTGGATCCTTGAAGAACATTAATGTAGGGTTAGTAATGAGAGATAATGATCTGGATCAAGACCGTGATGTTCATTTCTTTGCCGTGAATCACGCTATGAGACGTGTTGTCTCGATGACGGTTTCGGCCTTGAAGTCGTTCTTGGAGTTCTTGTCGGGTCGAGAAAACGGAAACGACATAAGGAGCAAGTTCGCTTTGGTCCTCATGAAGAAGAAGTTTCATGGTTACGATAAGATAGTCAAAAACGAGTTGGAGGATGTAGATTCAGCTATATCTGGAGATTCTTGCTCTCAAGAGGAACTTCATAGGAAGCTTGAGGACCTTGAGGTGTGGACTGGGAGGTTTGAGAAAAGTCTAGAAGGTTTGTTTCGAAGACTGATTAGAACACGGACCTCGCTTCTCAACATCATTTCTCAATAG
- the LOC106319386 gene encoding uncharacterized protein LOC106319386: protein MDPMESELHNGFATSDDNSAYDDHGWKEVVEYNGFQTSDANHHEYNEWKDVVYTKRNQKQNPEDKEANGDVSDNIVPDGSKKAEDQRQAAKLVVADVEEEQNGSRAARDENVKAGEIKKPKPRRKKKKNTKVSLSEAAAKIDPSHLSEFLVKQALEPGTSQLVEFLEYFETAFSQVSAVQFPWMEMFNNNCPLSTVIDVIDVPLSYILEPVYNASADWIDQLPDIKVSNFVKWASKNIRTDLAEEEEVIIDCEKDEFHEKVALYVALAMVLRRKPHSLIGLLPAMWTDISAKYRKLDEVPFTVWMMAQASQGDLSVGLHSWAHILLPLVADKKCNSQSRDYILQLVENILSNPEASTILVNGTLSEGKRLIPPHVFEGLLRLTFPASSARVKDTERFESIYPLLKEVTLAGAPGSETMKQIFTSTLKLAGEGNAILANEATSIAIWLVAEDPDCFNLWDSIYNEENLEASVALLKKLVDEWKDHSLKLSSSPGDILTLKRTINSLRKKNVKAITEGRANASLYIEADKSCKVISGRLSRGTGCLICTAITAVLLAAAGAAAAAITTGSFL, encoded by the exons ATGGATCCGATGGAATCTGAATTGCACAATGGCTTTGCGACCTCTGACGATAACTCCGCCTACGACGACCATGGATGGAAGGAAGTGGTGGAGTACAATGGCTTTCAGACATCTGACGCTAACCATCACGAGTACAATGAATGGAAGGACGTCGTGTACACTAAGCGCAACCAGAAGCAAAACCCGGAGGATAAGGAGGCGAACGGTGACGTTTCCGACAATATTGTTCCTGACGGAAGCAAGAAAGCTGAGGATCAAAGACAAGCGGCCAAGTTGGTTGTTGCTGATGTGGAGGAAGAACAGAATGGTTCCCGTGCCGCTAGGGATGAGAACGTGAAGGCTGGGGAAATTAAAAAGCCGAAACCTAGGAGGAAGAAGAAGAAGAATACAAAAGTGTCGCTGTCCGAAGCTGCGGCAAAGATCGATCCTTCACATCTTTCGGAGTTCCTTGTAAAACAAGCATTG GAACCTGGTACGAGTCAGCTAGTGGAATTTCTCGAGTACTTTGAGACAGCATTTTCCCAAGTATCAGCTGTTCAGTTTCCATGGATGGAGATGTTCAATAACAATTGTCCTTTGTCCACAGTGATCGATGTAATCGAT GTTCCATTATCTTATATTCTTGAACCTGTCTACAACGCATCAGCCGATTGGATAGACCAGCTTCCAGACATTAAAGTCTCTAACTTTGTGAAGTGGGCCTCTAAGAACATTCGCACTGATTTGGCAGAAGAAGAAGAAGTCATCATAGACTGTGAGAAGGATGAGTTCCATGAAAAG GTGGCGTTATACGTTGCATTAGCAATGGTGTTACGTAGGAAACCTCATTCTTTGATTGGTTTATTGCCTGCTATGTGGACGGATATTTCGGCTAAGTATCGAAAACTAGACGAGGTTCCATTTACAGTTTGGATGATGGCTCAG GCCTCCCAAGGTGATTTATCTGTAGGCTTGCATTCATGGGCGCATATCTTGTTACCACTAGTGGCTGATAAGAAGTGCAACTCTCAGTCCAGGGATTACATTCTGCAACTGGTTGAGAA CATTTTGTCGAATCCAGAGGCTAGTACCATACTTGTGAATGGGACTCTTAGTGAGGGAAAGCGACTGATTCCACCTCATGTATTTGAGGGCTTGCTTCGACTTACATTCCCTGCTTCATCCGCAAGAGTAAAGGATACAGAGAGGTTTGAGTCAATCTATCCCTTGTTGAAAGAAGTGACTCTTGCCGGTGCGCCAGGAAGCGAGACAATGAAACAGATATTCACTTCTACTCTGAAGTTAGCCGGAGAAGGAAATGCTATTTTAGCCAATGAAGCTACATCAATCGCTATCTGGTTGGTTGCCGAAGACCCTGATTGCTTCAACCTCTGGGACAGTATCTATAATGAGGAGAATCTTGAAGCTAGTGTTGCTCTTCTTAAGAAGCTTGTAGACGAATGGAAGGATCATTCCCTCAAATTATCATCATCACCAGGTGATATCCTCACTCTCAAACGAACTATCAATAGCTTGAGGAAAAAGAATGTAAAAGCCATCACTGAAGGAAGAGCCAATGCTTCTCTTTACATAGAAGCTGACAAGTCATGCAAAGTGATCTCGGGAAGACTCTCCCGTGGAACTGGCTGCCTCATATGTACAGCCATTACTGCTGTGCTTCTAGCTGCTGCAGGAGCTGCTGCTGCTGCGATAACAACTGGTTCGTTTTTATGA
- the LOC106319387 gene encoding probable serine/threonine-protein kinase drkA, whose translation MTNTDESESCGSRAVVASPSKENPRHSRMKLDVYGEILQRLQESNYEEAALPDFEDQLWQHFNRLPARYALDVKVERAEDVLTHQRLLKLAEDPATRPVFDVHSVQVAPRNSADSDPALEEDAQSSSHTSGQGVLAPPTFGSSPNFEAITLGNKIVEDVDSAVNPTLTTRPMHEITFSTIDKPKLLSQLTSLLSELGLNIQEAHAFSTVDGFSLDVFVVDGWSQEETDGLKDALSKEILKLKDQPGSKQKSITFFEHDKSSNELIPACIEIPTDGTDEWEIDVKQLKIEKKVASGSYGDLHKGTYCSQEVAIKFLKPERVNTEMLREFSQEVYIMRKVRHKNVVQFLGACTRSPTLCIVTEFMARGSIYDFLHKQKCAFKLQTLLKVALDVAKGMCYLHQNNIIHRDLKTANLLMDEHGLVKVADFGVARVQIESGVMTAETGTYRWMAPEVIEHKPYSHKADVFSYAIVLWELLTGDIPYAFLTPLQAAVGVVQKGLRPKIPKKTHPRVKGLLERCWQQEPKERPDFEEIIEMLQQIMTEVNVVP comes from the exons ATGACGAACACAGATGAATCGGAGAGTTGCGGCAGCAGAGCCGTCGTGGCTTCGCCGTCCAAGGAGAACCCTAGACACTCCCGGATGAAACTCGACGTCTACGGTGAAATCTTACAGCGACTCCAGGAATCTAACTATGAGGAAGCCGCTCTTCCTGATTTCGAGGATCAGCTTTGGCAACATTTCAATCGTCTTCCTGCTCG ATATGCACTCGATGTTAAAGTTGAGAGAGCAGAAGATGTTCTCACACATCAGAGACTACTGAAACTGGCGGAAGATCCTGCAACGAGGCCTGTGTTTGATGTTCATAGTGTACAG GTTGCTCCCAGAAACTCTGCTGACTCTGACCCTGCGTTGGAGGAAGATGCTCAAAGCTCTAGCCACACAAGTGGACAGGG GGTTCTTGCACCTCCAACTTTTGGCTCTTCTCCAAATTTTGAGGCGATTACTCTTGGAAATAAAATTGTTGAAGATGTTGATAGTGCTGTTAATCCAACTCTGACTACTCG ACCGATGCATGAGATCACCTTCTCAACCATCGACAAGCCTAAACTCCTTAGTCAG CTTACTTCCCTGCTTAGTGAGCTTGGATTGAATATTCAAGAGGCTCATGCTTTCTCCACTGTCGATGGTTTTTCTTTGGATGTCTTTGTTGTCGATGGTTGGTCTCAGGAG GAAACAGACGGTTTAAAAGATGCATTAAGCAAGGAGATTCTGAAGCTTAAG GATCAACCTGGTTCTAAACAGAAATCTATTACTTTCTTTGAGCATGACAAATCTAGCAACGAGCTGATACCCGCCTGCATTGAAATACCCACGGATGGAACTGACGAGTGGGAGATTGACGTGAAACAGCTCAAAATTGAAAAGAAAGTGGCATCTGGTTCATATGGGGATCT GCATAAAGGCACTTACTGCAGTCAGGAAGTGGCTATCAAATTCCTCAAGCCTGAGCGTGTGAACACGGAGATGCTTAGAGAATTTTCTCAAGAAGTTTATATTATGAG GAAAGTCCGCCATAAAAACGTTGTCCAGTTTTTGGGTGCATGCACACGATCTCCCACCCTCTGTATTGTGACTG AGTTTATGGCTCGGGGGAGCATTTATGATTTTCTTCACAAACAGAAATGCGCTTTCAAACTTCAAACGTTGCTTAAAGTTGCACTTGACGTTGCAAAAGGGATGTGCTATCTGCATCAAAACAATATCATCCACAGGGATCTTAAGACTGCAAATCTTCTTATGGATGAACATGGA CTTGTCAAGGTTGCTGATTTTGGAGTTGCCAGAGTACAGATTGAGTCAGGGGTCATGACAGCCGAAACAGGAACTTATCGATGGATGGCTCCAGAG GTCATTGAACACAAGCCTTACAGTCACAAAGCTGACGTGTTCAGTTATGCGATAGTGCTATGGGAACTTTTGACTGGTGAT ATACCATATGCTTTCTTGACTCCACTACAGGCGGCTGTTGGCGTTGTTCAGAAG GGGCTTAGACCAAAAATTCCAAAGAAAACACACCCAAGAGTGAAGGGACTTCTAGAGAGATGCTGGCAGCAAGAGCCGAAGGAAAGGCCAGACTTTGAGGAAATCATAGAAATGCTTCAACAGATAATGACTGAAGTAAACGTCGTACCATGA